Proteins encoded within one genomic window of Brachybacterium sp. P6-10-X1:
- a CDS encoding multidrug effflux MFS transporter has product MSQTRRLPHDSPRPRTQRAVAPAPTALLIGVLALLSTVSPLATDMYLPAFPQIASDLGTPASGVQLTLTAFMVGLAAGQLVIGPMSDALGRRGPLLVGTVVCLVASIVCALAPGITVFVLARFVQGFSGAAGMVIARAVVTDVTTGATTAKLMNVMMVVGSIMPVLAPVLGGGILQLAHWRVIFWVIAAMVVLMILGILFVTGESLPPQRRHAGGLRKVAANTGTVLRNRTYVSAALVLVLAFTTLFAYVSASPFVVQNVLGMSTLQYSTLFAVNALGITAGSMISIRLAGRVAVHRTLGAGVVGLLSASLWLLVVVLAEASAVPVLLGMFTATLSVGLIMGNASSLAMRAAATTAGTGSAFMGAVQFLLGAAVSPVVGIAGEADARPMAITMAVCAAAAGAAYVALVRELRRIERDVEG; this is encoded by the coding sequence GTGTCGCAGACCCGCCGCCTCCCCCACGACTCGCCCCGGCCGAGGACGCAGCGAGCAGTCGCTCCGGCGCCGACCGCGCTGCTGATCGGCGTCCTGGCCCTGCTGTCCACGGTCTCGCCGCTGGCCACGGACATGTACCTGCCGGCGTTCCCGCAGATCGCGTCGGACCTGGGGACCCCGGCCTCCGGTGTCCAGCTCACGCTGACCGCGTTCATGGTCGGGCTCGCCGCCGGGCAGCTGGTGATCGGGCCGATGTCCGACGCGCTGGGCCGACGGGGGCCGCTCCTGGTGGGGACCGTCGTCTGCCTGGTGGCGAGCATCGTCTGCGCGCTGGCGCCCGGCATCACGGTGTTCGTCCTCGCGCGCTTCGTCCAGGGCTTCAGCGGTGCCGCCGGCATGGTCATCGCCCGCGCCGTCGTCACCGACGTGACCACGGGGGCGACGACCGCGAAGCTGATGAACGTGATGATGGTTGTCGGCAGCATCATGCCCGTCCTCGCCCCGGTGCTCGGCGGAGGCATCCTGCAGCTCGCGCACTGGCGGGTGATCTTCTGGGTGATCGCCGCGATGGTCGTCCTCATGATCCTGGGGATCCTCTTCGTCACCGGGGAATCGCTGCCGCCGCAGCGGCGCCACGCCGGCGGGCTGCGGAAGGTGGCGGCCAACACCGGGACGGTCCTGCGCAATCGCACCTATGTCTCGGCGGCGCTCGTGCTCGTCCTCGCCTTCACGACCCTTTTCGCCTACGTCTCGGCCTCCCCGTTCGTGGTCCAGAACGTGCTGGGAATGTCGACGCTGCAGTACTCGACGCTCTTCGCCGTCAACGCGCTCGGCATCACCGCCGGCAGCATGATCTCCATCCGGCTGGCCGGCCGGGTGGCCGTCCACCGCACCCTGGGTGCAGGAGTGGTCGGCCTGCTGAGCGCCTCGCTGTGGCTGCTGGTGGTGGTGCTCGCCGAGGCCTCCGCTGTGCCCGTCCTGCTCGGCATGTTCACAGCGACCCTCTCGGTCGGGCTGATCATGGGCAACGCCTCGTCCCTGGCGATGCGTGCGGCGGCGACCACGGCCGGTACCGGCTCCGCCTTCATGGGCGCTGTCCAGTTCCTGCTCGGTGCCGCTGTCTCCCCTGTGGTCGGCATCGCCGGCGAGGCCGACGCCCGACCCATGGCGATCACCATGGCCGTGTGCGCCGCAGCGGCAGGGGCCGCGTACGTCGCGCTCGTGCGGGAGCTCCGACGCATCGAGCGCGACGTCGAGGGGTGA